One part of the Esox lucius isolate fEsoLuc1 chromosome 10, fEsoLuc1.pri, whole genome shotgun sequence genome encodes these proteins:
- the tra2a gene encoding transformer-2 protein homolog alpha, whose product MSDIEDGNFDGRDSRSPSKSDRGSPVRVKSPSRSGSPSPSRASKHSESRSRSRSKSRSHSRRHSNRHYSRSRSPSNRKKSRSRSYSPEYRKKKSPSVSPNRRRHTSSRSHDFKKDTFSQGAGGGGDDARANPDPNTCLGVFGLSLYTTERDLREVFGQYGPLAGVNVVYDQRTGRSRGFAFVYFERIADSKEAMERANGMELDGRRIRVDFSITKRAHTPTPGIYMGRPTHNGGGGGGERSGGGGGGRRGRDSYDRYDDRRGGGGGGGGYDRGYDRGYDRGYDRGYDRYDDYDKYSRRRSPSPYYSRYRSRSRSRSYSPRRY is encoded by the exons ATGAGTGACATTGAAGATGGGAACTTTGATGGACGA GATTCTCGCTCCCCATCCAAATCGGATCGTGGCAGTCCGGTTCGGGTGAAGTCTCCGAGCAGATCTGGCTCCCCAAGTCCATCCCGGGCCTCCAAACACTCAGAGTCTCGATCCCGCTCACGCTCAAAATCCAG GTCTCACTCTCGGAGGCACTCTAACCGGCATTACAGCCGCTCTCGCTCCCCCTCCAACCGGAAGAAGTCTCGTTCCCGGTCATACAGCCCGGAGTACCGGAAGAAGAAGAGCCCGAGTGTGTCCCCCAACCGACGTCGCCACACCAGCAGCAGA AGCCACGACTTCAAAAAAGATACATTCAGTCAGGGAGCaggaggtggtggtgatgatgctAGG GCCAACCCTGATCCAAACACATGTCTGGGGGTGTTTGGGCTGAGCCTGTACACCACGGAGAGGGACCTGCGGGAGGTGTTTGGCCAGTATGGCCCGCTGGCCGGTGTCAACGTGGTGTATGACCAGCGCACTGGGCGCTCCCGTGGCTTCGCCTTTGTCTACTTTGAGAGGATCGCCGACTCCAAGGAG GCGATGGAGCGAGCCAACGGCATGGAGCTGGACGGGAGACGTATCCGGGTGGACTTCTCCATTACCAAGAGAGCCCACACCCCCACGCCTGGCATCTACATGGGCCGACCCACGCA taatggtggtggtggcggcGGAGAGCGGAGCGGTGGTGGAGGCGGGGGTAGGAGGGGCCGGGACTCGTATGATCGATACGACGATCGTCGTGGTggtggcggcggcggcggcggttACGATCGAGGATATGATCGAGGATACGACCGCGGATACGACCGGGGATACGACCGATATGACGACTACGACAAGTACAG TCGCAGGCGTTCTCCTTCACCCTATTACAGTCGGTACAGGTCCCGCTCCAGGTCCCGCTCATACAGCCCAC GACGATATTAA